One Coffea eugenioides isolate CCC68of chromosome 2, Ceug_1.0, whole genome shotgun sequence genomic window, ACTCATATTGCTAATTGTGTAAAGGTGCGCAAGTTTGCTTTGGGAGCTGTCGTTGATCACATCTGGCTAGAAAAGATCGAATGAACGTCAATTTCATAAACATTGCAgttaactaattaataaaaaacaattattgtgaaattatatgaaatttattttaaagaacTATATGAGATTTTTGTATGAAAGGTAATATTGAGCTTATTAATGTTATAAAACTTTCTCATTCTTTGGATGTAGCTAACATTTACTACTGttaagatgaaaaaaaaatactctttGCCCCTGTCAACATCCAAGGTAAACACAACAATTtatctagttttttttttttaaataaaagcaTTTATCTGACAGCTAAAAAATGTTCATGTGAATGCTCACTATTAAAAAGTACAAACTCTTTTTGCTTGGGGGGTAAAAGTATATGTATCTGAAATTGGAGGTCATGAAATTCGACTACTTCAAACGTGGGGATAAAGCTTGATTAATCCTTAAATCAATGGGTGCACCATCATGAACATATAGGCCATTTCCTATGTTTCTTCTAAATCAGTTGGAACTGTCCCAAAATGAATAGAAAATAGTCCATTTTTTATCAACTTTTTGTTATTAATGGTGATTTATTATTTATAACATGTTCCAATCTGTAACACTACTCATGCAAGTAGCTAATAATTTCTCTCTCATCTTACAacttctattatttttttttaagaaaaaaagaagaatatatTCTTTTTATCCATATAAGGTAGCTTTGCTTAGTGTGAACTTAATTGTTACATTGGTAAATAtattaattttgataaaaactAATAAATCATTCatgtaaaaaatatatttttgtatatatatatatatattgtatggtattgaaaatgaatataaattgGTGTATGCTCATATTCATGGAAAGATTTAATTATTACCCTAAAGAATGCctattatttctttctttttatgcAATACACTATCTAATTAATATTATCACACGgtaataaatttatatataaaaaattttaaagacaaatatggTAGTCAAATGATTGGAAAACAATAATTTTATGGTATAATATGAATATACAACACATAAAACATTGTTGATGGATTATTTCTGTCTAACTAATcacaataagaaaaaaaaaaaagaaaattctacaATTCCTTTTGGGTACCATACCCATGGCTGTAATTCAATAAAGTCTTACACATCAttcaataaattaaatttttaaaatcataCTAATATCTCTTTTTATATATCTAACGGTGCATCATACGTAGCGATATAGATGCTGTAGAACTCACCTACAAACACACTGCTAATGCGCAGGCTCCAATAGCTATCTTCTTATGTCACGTATATACCTGGCAATTGGATGGGTTGAGGGGATTTTGAGCGGGTTAATATTGAATTTTCATTTAAATGGGTTATACTCAACCCGTCCAATTTTAAATTAGATTGattttgggttgggtcataTTGGATCATCTCAAACCCATGACCCAAATGTGACCCAACATATTAATTAATACACTATGATACataaactctctctctctcttatacatttatacagacaaaaagatttttttcacatacataaacacattttcacacaaataaatatattttcacacACTAACATACTTTCACACATacaaacacacactcacttcTTAAGCTCATTGGAAACACatcataaatagaataatattttatattgcttgtatTGCAAATTTTAGGTAATAAATTGTACACTTAAATAGATTAGCTAACAAAATTGTTTACTTTATGCTTTGTAATACTACTAATTGATTGAAACTTATTTTTGTCACAACTTATTTAATACTTTACTATTCATATCTACTTTATTGTAAGTTGTAATATTCTATgtatttaaattattgaatgtTAAATTATATTATGCTTGAAAATCGAATTAAGAGACATGTAATTTGTTGTATTATAATATTGATGAGGAATTATTAACAATGAAATAAAACAAGTTAGGGAAAAGTAAAAGAATGCAATTAGAACAAATTTAAAACTCTATTCTAGGTACACAAAATATTAACAATCAGCAGCAAGAAACAATGGAGaacaacaaccaaaaaaaaaagaaaaaaggaagaaaaacaaTATACTCTTAAAAGGCATAATAAATTGTTATAGACGTTGAGCAAGTTTAACTATTGTTGTAAAAGTAAAATAAGCATGAGTTTTTATTTcaagtttcttttttcttttaaataaaaatttttaaaaattgattgaaaacatatatatgaGAATTTTGAATACAAATTGGTCAATGAATTCTTAACACATGTCCAAATGCAAGTGGTTGAGTATATATGTATTGAATCTTGCATTTATTGTTTTGAATTAAATTTGAACAAGTTGGATATTGGGTCTCCAAATAAAAAATCCAAACCGTCCAATGAATAAGTTGAATAAATTGGATTGTTCTTATCTAATCCAATAAATTTTATAACCTAACTGACCCAACCATCCTTTAAAATTAATAGGCGAGTTGGGTGAATTATTGGGCTTTGGATTTTTTTGCCAACTCTAGTCGCATAATCATCATCCAACTCAGAATTTCAATCATTGTCTAGTAGGCAACTTGAAGCGCCTTCTTAGACATATCCTCAGCAACATCGATCTGTCACTTGCTTGGAATTGTTTAGGATCCACCTTGGAATGATGTGGACGAATATCCTTGTCGAAATTGCATGGCAGTCACCTTGGAATTATGCGGACAGATATCCTCATCAAAATCTATCACTTTAATTTTTTGTCCTTTACTAAAAATCAAGATATGGTAAATTTTCTTAATCACatgatttattttaactttttaatatattaaaatttagtaagatttatttatttagttatcAAATATTGCCTTTGTAATTCGTGATGTtggaaaaaacaaaggaaaaaatatttgctttttttaaagaaaaaataaagatagCTGAACTATTAAAAGAGGAAAATAACAAACTGGTCGACATATGCGAGAAAGCACAAGTTACACGGTTAACAGGTTTTCACCGTCGTTTCACTGTCGTTACTTTGTAACAGAACATAAATCCTTTGCCATCACATAATCCTCAAAGACTTTTTTGCAGTTGGTTGGTATAAATCTTAGATAAATCATGACCTGTGGCTGACTAGGAATGACTTGGAATTAGCAAACtgaataaataattttttatttcttgtatttttttcccttcctaTATAAAGGTTTCATCACAGATATGCAGAGTGGCATGTCAAAGATGAAAGTGAAGAGGCTAACGAAACCTTTCTCTGTTAGAATATTGAAGGTTATTGGATTCAATCCTTAACCAACATTATTCAACCTTTTGGGAGAAAGGGTTTTCTTTATAATCATCCTTGTCCTTGGTTTTCTCCTACCATCAGGACTAGTTTCTCGAATTTTTTGGTTGGAGGAAAGGATACAAGGGAGAAAATGGCATCCCTCCCTGATATTGAGAAAGGTGGTCGTGATGGAAAAGAAGGATCTGAGGTGCCACTTCTGGAGAAAAAAGATGATTCGAACAGGCTATATATGGTTTTTCTTTCCTCAGCAATTGCTGTTTGTGGCTCTTTTGCATTTGGATCAACTGTaagtttttttctctttttttttaatcaatttaaAGTTTTATATCTTTAAATTTTGTTGCTGTTCATCTCTGCCTTTGGCTTCTTTGCATTCAAATCAACTGTAACTTGATATTCTATTCCTGTTCATCCTAGATTCtaatgtatattttttttggcATTAAATGGAATGATGAATCCTTCAATCTAGTTTTAGCTAGATTTTTGGTACATACATGTTCTTGCAAGAAAAAAATATTGCATTTGCTCTTGTTAAATCACCTGAGCTTCAcattcttgattaaattaatGATTTTGTGTCATTTATCTTGTAGGTTGGATATTCATCACCAGCCCAGTCTCCCATTATGGAGGAACTCGGATTATCTTATTCTCAGGTTTGCATGACGAAATAAAGTTTTACTTCTATTTTTAGATGatgcataaatatttttatCTGAAAAAAAGCTTTTTTCAAATGCAGTACTCAATTTTCGGATCCATACTGACAATTGGGGCAATGATTGGTGCCCTTACCTGTGGTACAATTGCGGATGCAATAGGCCGAAAAGGGGTAAGAGTACAAATTATGTAAATAAATAAGTTTGTCTTATTTAGCAGTGAAGAGTAAActtttctatatattttattttatttttatgttcaATTAGCTAAATCAAGATACCTCCCTGGGTTGGTGAATTCATATTTCTTGATGATTCCTTTATGATTCTTGAAAAACAACGTCCATTGTTTTTGTTCTCAATTTCTTAATTAATATTCACTTTTTGGGACATAAAAAAAACGTGGAAATCTAGAAGCAGGAGAATGATTGATTGGCTTTTTAGTTGCTTTTAACTCTTCTTTTGTCTGAACAGGCCATGCGACTTTCATCAATGATCTGCACAGCTGGATTGATGGCAATATATGTGGCCAAGGTTTGTGCcattttatttaattagttcagatttgatttttgattcaaATAATTAACACTCTTAATTTAATTAATACCTGTCTGTGgatttcaacttgaaggggccTAATATGCTTTACTTGGGGAGATTTCTATCAGGTTACAGCGTCGGCATTTTGTCTTACGTAGTAAGTCACCAAGTCTTCGGTtcccttcttcttttgtctCTCATTTGAATCATTTGAAGTTGAAAATGCAACTTAGAATATGctgaatatatatatacataatttCATTCCCCTTACCATTTCCTGCATTCATGGACGATCGACTTAGATTCCTGTCTTTGTTGGTGAAATTACGCCAAACAAACTACGAGGAGCTATTGGATCTTCAAATCAGGTAGTCGAACTATCCTAATTGTTCGTTATATAAACCTTCTATATATAATAATACTGTACTGTATTGATTCTTTTACACGAGCAAGTATAGATACATATCATGATTACAGTTAaagttttcataaatttgtACGAATTTACAAGTGATTTTTTCAATGTCATTTGCTCATGTTGACAAGCAACATTTTTTGTACAAAGCATTTTGACAAGCAACTTTCTAAAACTATTGTGCattaactctctctctctctctctctatatatatatattgctatTTTGGTAAGCTACTTTTTCCAACACAAGTACACAAGAGAAGGAACATATACATGAATCCATTACTAGCTAGCCACTACCCTTATTATGTCTATCTTCATTTAGTTTAGAATGTATCAAGTAATATGGCTCCATGCAGCTTTTTATCGTCGCCGGCTTGTCCACAAGCTATGTAGTAGGGGCATTTGCCGGATGGAGGACTCTGGCTTTATGTGGTACAGTTTACAATTTTTGAAGCTGCCAAATCTCAAAAAACTTGCAttcttttttcctaaaaatttttttgagggCAACTgccctaaaaaaaaaagtttagacTACAAGATTTTCTAAGAGTCTTAGATAGATGGTAGTGAAATCGGTTATTCATGAGAGTTCAATATCTTGTAAATTCTTAATAATCATGTTTTACTTCTCATACACAATACACTACCCTCTTATGATCCTGGAGGCAACCTTAAGACAAGATATATATAAAGGTGAAAAGTAAATCagaatgattttttttagcTGCTTAATTGGAATATGTAAAGTTGCTTTAAAAAAAGTCATCAAATTGCAGTTACTTTAAGTTGATATTTAAACTGTTTAAGAAATCtatgtttaaaaaaataaaataaaataaaaactctaAGATATATATAACACTATACTGTGTCATTGTAAGAGAAGAGATTCTCACTTCTGGAATACTATTTGAAAGAATCTCAAGTTACAGTGTGTTAAAACCAAgacattaaaaaattttattttgacatGAATGTTATGATTATTCGACCGTATGactaattttcaatttgaattATGTGCTTTGCAGGACTTGCTCCATGTGTTCTTCTGTTCTTTGGACTCTTTCTGATTCCAGAATCTCCAAGATGGCTGGTAATTCTCAGTTCTACGTTTATTACCATTTGATCTCAAATGCCATCTTTctttctgttctttttttttttttttcaacttcatGCCCTCTTTGTTAGTGTTATAAAACTCAAATCTGCTGCTGCAAACAGGCTATGTCAAGACAAGAAAAAGAGTTTGAAGCGGCTCTAAGGATACTTAGAGGACCGCAAGCTGACATTTCTGAAGAAGCCGATCTGATCAAGGTAAATTTACATGCTGACATTCACTTGTtccttttatttgttttccatGACTTCTTCATTCTCAATCTACTTCAGAAATCTTCTTTATTATTGCAGAAAAtggttttgattttgattttgatcatCATTTGCAGGAGAATGTAACCAGTCTTAGGCTACTCCCCAAAGTCACCGTGATGCATTTGTTTGATAAAGCTAATATACGTGCAGTCATAGTAAGCATCTAAAAACTAATCCacttcttcttttccctttcaaTAGTGATCATAGCTCATTTTGCATTATAAATTTGGCAAATTGATCATCTTTCTTGACACCTTTTCTTTGCAGATATCCGTTGGTCTAATGGCATTTCAGCAGTTAGTGGGAATTAACGGAATTGTTTATTACTCCAACTATATTTTCCAGTCGGCAGGTAAATACACGAATCTCCCTGTCATTCACCTGTTTTTATCGAATgcttttgtatttaacaaagaAAGGGGATCAAAATTGATTGTCTACTTCTGAATATACGATTCATCTTTTATACTTCTGTACATTACTAGCTCCATACATATACTATATTGATGATCACAAACATTAGTTAGCAATGACCAGCCTTAAGGCGGTCATTTGTACTAATTCCTGAGCATGCAGCTGCTAACTATTGAGTTCATTAACTCTATATTTTCTTTGACTTATCAGGCTTTAATCCCACCGTTGGAAGTATACTTTTTGCGGTTATACAGGTTTCATTTCTCTACCCCTCTTATTTTCACAAGATTGAATTTCACAAACTGATAGTTTAGAAGTTTTTCCACACGAGCATGTATATATAGATGCATGTTACATGCACGAGGAAGGAATTTCATGTATGAGTCGAGATAGGGTATCATGAATCTAAAGCATGATTGTGTATATAGGTTCTTTTAGTGTTACTATATACAAGATCAATCTCTTTTTTCTTATGTCTATATCGACTTGTCTTTTTGctaattatttatttctttcctAATTGCTCTATCAGGTTATTGTGTCCGCAGGAACTGCAATCTTAATTGATAGGACGGGCAGAAGACCCCTCTTGCTGGTAAATTCATACAATATAAActacaaaacaaaacaaaataaactatAGCTTCttctaggaaaaaaaaatcaaaataactcATTATTCATCCTCCTTATTCACCATTTACGGCTCCCCTCAAtggaaatcaaaagaaaaaaaaattaactttctGAATTTAAGAAATTCTTTTTGTGCCAAATTTCAGATGTCCGCTTCTGGCTTGCTTCTTGGTAGTTTGCTTATTGCAATGTCCTTCTTTCTCAAGGTAAATTTATGCACAAGGCACCATCCAACATTTAGCATGTTATGCATATGCTTCTTTAATCAAGCATTCATGGTTTCTGATTTGTTATTGtaattaattctttttttttttcgtcagGCACATGAACTTGCAATCCATTTGGTACCTCATCTTGCAATAATTGGTGTTTTGGTAATTCTCTAAACTGAAGACTACTCTAACAGCTTTGCTACATAACTGGCTTTTCAATCACAACTATCAAATCTTCAGAATTCCACTATTGTTTTCTGAGCTTTTTATGTATAAAGGGAGCAATATCAGAATTTGCAATATTCCTCAAGATTCCCACTTTCTAATTTTCTTCTTGCCAAGAACCGAAAATTTTAACTTATTCTACTTGTGTATGTACATTGTGTGCAGGTCTATATTGCCTTCTTTTCCATAGGGATGGGTGCAGGTCCATGGCTTATCATGAGTGAGGTGAAGTATACCATTCCCAGAATACTTATATgtcattatttatttatttattttttgtaagATCTTCAAATTCATTCATATTCCTTTTTAACATTTTGGGTTCTTTCATGTAGGTATTCACATTGCATATTAAAGGTCTGGGTGGTGGGCTAGTGACATTTATGAATTGGTTTGGGTCATGGCTGGTGTCTTACACTTTCAACTTCCTCATGTTATGGAGTTCATCCGGTAAGCCTAACTCATTATATTATCATCTAAATTTTTGGGCTTTATGCTTTTTGTAACCAAAATATTTGCATTTTGATCTTCTTAAGATAAGaaaatgacaccaaaattgttCACAAATAGCACAAAAATCCTTACACTTTTCCAGGAGatgtttcttttttccttccctCTCTCCTGGAATTGCCATTTGACACAAGTTTGTCTTTGGTTGTTTTTCAGGTACATTTTTCCTTTATGCATCCATGTGTCTGCTTGCCATAATATTCATATTCAAAATGATCCCAGAAACCAAAGGGCGAACCCTAGAAGAAATTCATGCTTCTTTGACATCAAACTAGATTCAacttactctctctctctttctgtcTCGCCCGGTCGAGTATCgaaggggaagaagaagaagagatagATGTTGTTTAGGAGCAATAGCATGCTTAAGATATTTTCCTATTTTGAAAAACCAAAGTTCTGACTAGGTTCTAGCTTTATTCAAACAATTAGCCTAAGATCATTGAGTACGACGTCTGTAATTTATTTCATGCTAGATGAAATTCATCCTTtcattttaataatttttttgcaTCCTATATTCGTATGTCTGCTTGTGTTTTTTTTCTTAAAGCTTTATGAgtcaagtgaatttttttttttttaactacgaatgcaaattaaagaaaaggGTTTAGAAAACTTTTGGAGATTATTTACATGTAATACGTGAAAAGGGCCAAATCTCTAATTACATGTTTAATTTGGCCGTTCAAGTGAAAAAATCTCTTcagatatgatttggttgaaaAAGAGAAGTGTTAAAATGCAAGATGTCCCTCGAACTATTTCAATTGATGACTTGGCCCCTAAACTATTAATCTTAGCAATATATTACCCTATcctatcaatttttttttttgtgtggaaAAACACTAGGATGACAATTTAATTTGTCCCCTCTAAAAATCTTAAAGTCTCTTTTTCCCCCAATTTCTTGGCTTGCCTCAATGCACTAGTCTCCTCTCTAATTAAATTGATATTTGTTACATGTTTTAAGATACCATACGACATACACCTATGTCTGTGTCCTtgatatcttttctttttctttttatttgtcttaTGGGATTGGGTTAAGTGAGGGTCAAGAGAGGAGAAAGTTAAGGACCTTAAGGCTGGAATTTTAGAGGCAATCTAGTGCCCTTGTTAAGGAGAGAAGGAATGAGGTTGAATGGAAGCATcactcttttatttttctcgGATTTCTATTTAATTTGCAAATTTCGCTTTTTCGAGGTTATTATAGTAACTTCACACCAATAATGGagataaatataatttttttatgaataaattttatatacattttCAATTAGAATATAACAATTttgtatattagtatatgtaatataattgataatatcaattatactaataattatatatgacTACTAAtggaaattattaattagttatactaaatttactaatacatttatactaaatccctaattacacttagtacaataacattttttctataaaaaaaaaagtacaagcacaataatgaattagtgattgtatttgtgccaaaagtgaaaattgactactttagttgtatttattttatcatgttagattgtattcaaataacttttgtttgattgtttttataagtttcaattgtaaaattacaatgaataataatttggtgatgtgctgatattttaatacttgattatttgttaaaatttaattataataaaattatataataaatttttattagccCCGCAGGAGCACTGGTGAGGGAAGCTGGGTGGGCAGGAGAAgcgggggcggggggaattTGTAGGCAGCAGGACGGGGGCGGGGGACCCCGTTGCCGTCCTTATGCACAATGAGAAAGTTAGTCGATGAGCAAAGAGACAGTTTGATGGAAGAATCTTTGTGTTGGGGCCTGAATTAAACGTTCAAGTAAAACTGGAGAGGGTAGTCTTGACATCTAGGGATGGTTTCTCAGGCACTATTCCTGCTCTTGGCAATAAATTATATGCCCAAATAAAATTTGCCAAATAGTTGTATTAAATTGACAAGTACATGATATGATTAACATGTTATGCTACAAGACGAAACATAAAGCTAGATCTAAAAACCCAATGGATCAATACAATTAAAATGTAAGATAATTGCTCAATTAGTGAAAGACTCCGACTATTTTTAACTCTACTCTTACACTTGATCAGGATGTTTTAGTTCTTGGTTTTTCGAGCTCTTGTGCAGTTAGTTGTATGGTTTCAGATCCCAGTTGAGATATTCACTTAAACTAACCAGGCAGGTTGAGATTAGGAGGCTTTCTAAATTGAAGAGGAGTTTAAGGACATTAATCATACATCAAtgatttgttttcttgtttttgcaATGGTGGGCTATTGTTTCATTTTCTCAAGCTATAACTGGACTTCTCTTTCTACTTTCAGAAAATCTTTCTCAAATATGTAGAAAGACCTTCGTTATATCCATCATTACGGAAAACCAGGATAGCTGAGATTAATTTCACTTCATAAAACAAGATCAAGTTTAGACTTTtatataattttcattttccagTTTGCTCTTTCTATTAAAAAGTTTCATTAATCCTGTAATTGTGTTTGTTTGACTGGTATATAACATTAATCCACTTTTTAATCAAATAATTTTCGATCTTGAACGCGTTTACTTTTTGAATTTCCCTAAAACTTTGCTCAAAGAAAATagtttgtctttttcttttggttgctTCTGCATCACCCCCTTACAATTTATGGAAGCGTTCGAGAAAACTAAAaaacttatcacttattttgcAGAGCAAATTTTGCATAGAAAATTCATTGTCagttaattaattcagatgtctattttttattatgaaacacatctaaatatattaaaatctgaactcatcaagtttaagtgttgaattgggttatcaaGCAGGGCTTTAATCTTGTATAGATATTTCAAGTGTTTATCCAATATGGCAAGTTGCAACTGCAGGAACAATGGTCAACAGGAAATAGAACAATAAGTTGGCTATGCATCTCTTACGGCCAAATTAAAAAACTCGAGAGAGAAAGGTTTAACAGGAAAGAAAACAAATCAAGCAGGAAATGATTCTGATATCGACAAGGATGAATAAATTTATAACAACATTAAAGAAATTCAACATCTTAAGGTGCTTTATGACTCGGAATTTTCAGCACAATATTTACTGTTCCTGTGGTTTTGCAACCAACCAAGTTCCTTAATTTGCAAATTCTTGACTTCTTTTATGAAAGCCATCTGCAGAACTTCCAGTTATCTGAGTATTGATGAAGAACAAGAGCAGCATATTTTCTAGATGGGACAAAAGAAACTTTCATGtatttcaaaaatcaaaacatttaagggaaaaagaaaaaattgttcAAAGCTGGAAACAAACAATAGCAAGTCATTAATGTGACTGAGAAACATAGACAAAATGCATATAATAACTGACACTATGGTTGAATTCAAATGCATCTCTTCATTTAGATCATGTTGCAAAAGTTAATGTGGACAGGACACTGCAACAAACTAGTGTGAAAATGATTCATAAGCAGCCCCTAGCAGAACCCACAAAAGTTCCAAATTCAAATAGAttatccatatctgtgaaaaaTACT contains:
- the LOC113763723 gene encoding sugar transporter ERD6-like 8, translated to MASLPDIEKGGRDGKEGSEVPLLEKKDDSNRLYMVFLSSAIAVCGSFAFGSTVGYSSPAQSPIMEELGLSYSQYSIFGSILTIGAMIGALTCGTIADAIGRKGAMRLSSMICTAGLMAIYVAKGPNMLYLGRFLSGYSVGILSYVIPVFVGEITPNKLRGAIGSSNQLFIVAGLSTSYVVGAFAGWRTLALCGLAPCVLLFFGLFLIPESPRWLAMSRQEKEFEAALRILRGPQADISEEADLIKENVTSLRLLPKVTVMHLFDKANIRAVIISVGLMAFQQLVGINGIVYYSNYIFQSAGFNPTVGSILFAVIQVIVSAGTAILIDRTGRRPLLLMSASGLLLGSLLIAMSFFLKAHELAIHLVPHLAIIGVLVYIAFFSIGMGAGPWLIMSEVFTLHIKGLGGGLVTFMNWFGSWLVSYTFNFLMLWSSSGTFFLYASMCLLAIIFIFKMIPETKGRTLEEIHASLTSN